In Phocoena phocoena chromosome 12, mPhoPho1.1, whole genome shotgun sequence, the following proteins share a genomic window:
- the MARCKS gene encoding myristoylated alanine-rich C-kinase substrate: MGAQFSKTAAKGEAAAERPGEAAVASSPSKANGQENGHVKVNGDASPAAAEPGAKEELQANGSAPAADKEEPAAAGSGAASPAAAEKDELAAAAPEAGASPAEKEAPAEGEAVEPGSPTAAEGEAASAASSTSSPKAEDGATPSPSNETPKKKKKRFSFKKSFKLSGFSFKKNKKEAGEGGEAEGTAGASAEGGKDEAAGGAAAAAGEAVGAASGEPAAAPSEEAAAGEQGAAGGDPQEAKPEEAAVAPEKPSASEEAKAAEEPSKAEEKTEEAGASAATCEAPSAAGPGAPPEQEAAPAEEAVAAAASSACAAPSQEAQPECSPEAAPAEAAE, translated from the exons ATGGGTGCCCAATTCTCCAAGACCGCTGCGAAGGGAGAAGCCGCCGCGGAGAGGCCTGGAGAGGCGGCTGTGGCCTCGTCGCCTTCTAAAGCGAATGGGCAG GAAAATGGCCACGTGAAGGTAAACGGCGACGCTTCTCCCGCGGCCGCCGAGCCCGGCGCCAAGGAGGAGCTGCAGGCTAACGGCAGCGCCCCAGCCGCCGACAAGGAGGAGCCCGCGGCCGCCGGGAGCGGGGCGGCGTCGCCCGCCGCGGCCGAGAAAGATGAGctggccgccgccgcccccgAGGCCGGGGCCAGCCCTGCGGAGAAGGAGGCCCCCGCGGAGGGCGAGGCCGTCGAGCCCGGCTCGCCCACGGCCGCGGAGGGGGAGGCCGCGTCAGCCGCCTCCTCGACGTCTTCGCCCAAGGCCGAGGACGGGGCCACGCCCTCGCCCAGCAACGAgaccccgaaaaaaaaaaagaagcgctTTTCCTTCAAGAAGTCTTTCAAGCTGAGCGGCTTCTCCTTCAAGAAGAACAAGAAGGAAGCGGGAGAGGGCGGTGAAGCCGAAGGCACCGCCGGCGCCTCCGCCGAAGGCGGCAAGGACGAGGCCGCCGGGGGCGCCGCTGCGGCCGCCGGCGAGGCTGTGGGCGCGGCCTCCGGGGAGCCGGCGGCGGCGCCGAGCGAGGAGGCGGCCGCGGGCGAGcagggggcggcggggggcgaCCCGCAGGAGGCCAAGCCCGAGGAGGCCGCCGTCGCGCCCGAGAAGCCGTCCGCTAGCGAGGAGGCCAAGGCCGCCGAGGAGCCCAGCAAGGCCGAGGAGAAGACCGAGGAGGCCGGGGCCAGCGCGGCCACCTGCGAGGCGCCCTCGGCCGCGGGGCCCGGCGCGCCCCCGGAGCAGGAGGCGGCCCCCGCGGAGGAGGCGGTGGCCGCCGCGGCGTCGTCAGCCTGCGCAGCTCCCTCACAGGAGGCCCAGCCCGAGTGCAGTCCAGAAGCCGCCCCAGCGGAGGCGGCAGAGTAA